In Tsuneonella dongtanensis, a single window of DNA contains:
- a CDS encoding NAD kinase yields MDVKRLALVASRTDRAQEAAAELRSAFNFVPLSRARAVIVLGGDGFMLHTLHRMLDKDRVVPAYGLNCGTVGFLMNKYRGPARLIDRLAKARRFDIAPLRMRAIGNDGSEHIACAINEVSLLRETRQTAKIEVTLDGKTRLKELVCDGVLVATPAGSTAYNLSANGPILPLDSQLLALTPISPFRPRRWSGAVLAERSRITFRVNEPAKRPVSAVADQKEFRDVAEVHLEIARENQLTLLFDPGHALDERIVAEQFAV; encoded by the coding sequence ATCGACGTCAAGCGGCTGGCGCTGGTCGCTTCGCGGACCGACCGCGCGCAGGAAGCGGCAGCGGAACTGCGGTCCGCCTTCAATTTCGTGCCTCTGAGCCGCGCCCGGGCCGTGATCGTCCTGGGTGGCGACGGGTTCATGCTCCATACGCTCCACCGGATGCTCGACAAGGATCGGGTGGTGCCTGCCTACGGGCTCAATTGCGGCACGGTAGGCTTCCTCATGAACAAATACCGCGGACCGGCGCGGCTGATCGACCGGCTGGCCAAGGCGCGTCGTTTCGACATCGCGCCGCTGCGTATGAGGGCTATCGGCAACGACGGGTCGGAACACATTGCCTGCGCGATCAACGAGGTATCGCTGCTGCGCGAGACCCGCCAGACCGCCAAGATCGAAGTGACCCTCGACGGTAAGACGCGGCTCAAGGAACTGGTCTGCGACGGGGTGCTGGTGGCGACCCCAGCGGGCTCAACCGCATACAACCTGTCGGCAAACGGTCCCATCCTGCCACTCGATTCGCAGCTGCTCGCGCTGACGCCGATCAGCCCTTTTCGGCCGCGCCGATGGTCGGGTGCGGTCCTGGCCGAAAGGAGCCGCATCACCTTTCGCGTCAACGAGCCGGCAAAGCGCCCGGTTTCGGCCGTGGCGGACCAGAAGGAATTCCGCGACGTTGCCGAAGTGCACCTTGAAATCGCACGGGAAAATCAGCTGACCCTGCTTTTCGACCCGGGCCACGCACTCGACGAACGGATCGTGGCGGAGCAATTCGCCGTATAG
- a CDS encoding GGDEF domain-containing phosphodiesterase, giving the protein MASLPDSSTAFARDALTGLAGADALRSRLDEWRHDASQSGRAAPVHAMLLGLGRFDAVNLAYGEAAGDGALVEVARRLLHFAADELADGEWIAARLGGGKFALVAHQQLNRERWQWLGEAVGEAIAAPIAAIDGSGTVRLWPRIAMMRVLPGESPAHILDRLAATLGRAHDRPDARVLWAERSHAPAGIRAAELEADLLAAIDRNEIEIAFQPQFSLADGRLVGAEALARWHHRRVGLIGAGPLFAIAERVDHVAQLSRHIAETALEAARDWPHDLRLSLNITPADLASREFARDFLKIVAATGFDSDRVTLEITEQVLLSDLERSAPVIERLRARGIRIALDDFGGGFCNFRYLKLLALDEIKLDRSMIEGIESDPRDRAVLKSIVALARALQLDVVAEGIETEAQAAIARDEGCAKFQGYLGSVPLSASAFLERARS; this is encoded by the coding sequence ATGGCAAGTTTACCAGATTCTTCAACTGCCTTCGCGCGCGATGCGCTGACGGGTCTTGCGGGTGCCGATGCGCTGCGTTCCCGATTGGATGAGTGGCGACATGATGCATCGCAGAGTGGTCGAGCCGCCCCGGTCCACGCGATGCTACTGGGCCTTGGTCGCTTCGACGCAGTGAACCTTGCCTATGGCGAAGCCGCCGGCGACGGCGCCTTGGTCGAGGTGGCTCGTCGCCTTCTGCACTTTGCGGCCGATGAACTTGCGGACGGAGAATGGATCGCCGCCCGCCTCGGTGGCGGAAAGTTCGCGCTCGTAGCGCATCAGCAACTCAACCGCGAGCGCTGGCAGTGGCTTGGCGAAGCGGTGGGAGAAGCGATCGCTGCCCCGATCGCGGCCATCGACGGTTCGGGGACCGTAAGGCTCTGGCCGCGCATCGCCATGATGCGGGTGCTACCCGGCGAGAGCCCGGCCCACATTCTCGACCGGCTTGCCGCGACGTTGGGCCGCGCGCACGACCGTCCCGATGCGCGCGTGCTGTGGGCCGAGCGGAGCCACGCGCCCGCCGGAATAAGGGCCGCCGAGCTTGAGGCTGATCTCCTCGCCGCGATCGATCGGAACGAGATCGAGATCGCGTTTCAGCCCCAGTTCTCGCTCGCTGACGGACGACTTGTCGGGGCGGAAGCGCTCGCCCGATGGCACCATCGCCGGGTCGGGTTGATTGGCGCAGGGCCACTTTTCGCGATCGCCGAGCGGGTCGATCACGTCGCCCAACTGTCGCGCCACATAGCGGAGACAGCGCTGGAGGCGGCGCGCGATTGGCCCCATGACCTACGCCTGTCGCTCAACATAACCCCGGCGGACCTCGCGAGCCGTGAGTTCGCCCGGGATTTCCTCAAGATAGTCGCTGCGACCGGTTTCGATTCTGACCGTGTGACGCTGGAAATCACCGAGCAGGTGCTGCTGTCGGACCTGGAGCGGAGCGCACCGGTTATCGAACGATTGCGCGCACGAGGAATCCGCATCGCGCTCGACGATTTCGGCGGGGGATTCTGCAACTTCCGTTACCTCAAGCTGCTGGCACTCGACGAGATCAAGCTCGACCGTTCGATGATCGAAGGGATCGAATCGGATCCGCGCGACCGCGCGGTCCTGAAATCGATCGTCGCGCTTGCCCGTGCGCTCCAACTCGATGTGGTCGCGGAAGGGATCGAAACCGAGGCACAGGCAGCGATTGCTCGCGATGAAGGCTGCGCCAAGTTCCAGGGCTACTTGGGATCGGTGCCCCTCTCGGCGTCCGCCTTCCTGGAGCGCGCCCGGTCCTGA
- the secA gene encoding preprotein translocase subunit SecA — translation MIQNIAKALFGSSNDRYVKSLDKIVRQINALEPQIQALTDAELVAQTAKFREQLEGGKTLDDILPEAFATVREASVRVLGMRHFDVQMVGGMVLHRGEIAEMRTGEGKTLVATLATYLNAIEGKGVHVVTVNDYLARRDADWMGRIHKFLGLTVGVIVPNLNEFERREAYGSDITYGTNNEFGFDYLRDNMKHDRAQMVQRPFNFAIVDEVDSILIDEARTPLIISGPTDDKSEMYVTIDAIVKNIDESFYEADEKTKNISWTEEGAEKIEALLADTGLLVTDNLYDVENTQVVHHLDQALRANKMFKRDIDYIVKDDKVVIIDEFTGRMMDGRRWSNGLHQAVEAKEGVKIEPENQTMASITFQNYFRMYPKLSGMTGTAATEASEFWDIYKMNVVEIPTNVPVQRIDEEDEFYKNTNDKFQAIAKAIAEKSKIGQPVLVGTVSIEKSELLSSFLEKEGVEHSVLNARFHEMEAHIVAQAGRLGAVTIATNMAGRGTDIQLGGNVEFRIEDELKDLAEDDPKRPLEIDRIKAEVAAERQKVLDAGGLFVLGTERHESRRIDNQLRGRAGRQGDPGLSRFYLCLEDDLLRIFGPDTLFARMMNSNLADGEAIGSKWLSKAIETAQKKVEARNYDIRKQVVEYDDVMNDQRKVIYEQRGEVMDSEAVDDVVVDMRHDTVNTIVGEACPPGSYPEQWDVAGLKERLGTVLGLEPPIDDWLQEEEVDPELLEQRIAAMSDEVMEAKIAEADPAMWKRLEKQILLERLDHHWKEHLSTLDALRQVIFLRAYAQKQPINEYKREAFVLFERMLDTLREDVTSILMKAQFQFAPQTAPLSLPELPDFLTGHIDPLSGFENSDDGDDSRMREALFGSLAGSPMAAAGPGGVADNPWAGEDISRNAPCPCGSGNKYKHCHGAVGAKAAAAPTE, via the coding sequence CTCGAAGGCGGGAAGACCCTCGACGACATCCTGCCCGAAGCCTTCGCGACGGTGCGGGAGGCATCGGTGCGCGTTCTCGGCATGCGTCACTTCGACGTGCAGATGGTCGGCGGTATGGTGCTCCATCGCGGCGAGATCGCCGAAATGCGCACGGGCGAGGGCAAGACCCTCGTGGCCACGCTGGCGACCTATCTCAACGCGATCGAGGGCAAGGGCGTCCACGTCGTCACCGTCAACGATTACCTCGCCCGCCGCGACGCCGACTGGATGGGCCGGATCCACAAGTTCCTCGGCCTGACCGTCGGGGTGATCGTGCCCAACCTCAACGAGTTTGAGCGCCGCGAGGCCTATGGCTCGGACATCACGTACGGCACGAACAACGAGTTCGGGTTCGATTACCTGCGCGACAACATGAAGCACGATCGGGCGCAGATGGTGCAGCGCCCCTTCAACTTCGCGATCGTCGACGAGGTCGATTCGATCCTGATCGACGAAGCGCGTACCCCCCTCATCATCTCCGGTCCGACTGACGACAAGAGCGAGATGTACGTCACGATCGACGCAATCGTGAAGAACATCGACGAGAGCTTCTACGAGGCCGACGAGAAGACCAAGAACATCAGCTGGACCGAAGAGGGCGCCGAGAAGATCGAGGCCCTGCTCGCGGATACCGGGTTGCTCGTCACCGACAATCTCTACGACGTCGAGAACACGCAGGTGGTCCATCACCTCGACCAGGCGCTGCGCGCGAACAAGATGTTCAAGCGCGACATCGACTACATCGTCAAGGACGACAAGGTCGTCATCATCGACGAATTCACCGGCCGCATGATGGATGGTCGCCGCTGGTCCAACGGTCTGCACCAGGCGGTCGAGGCCAAGGAAGGCGTGAAGATCGAGCCCGAGAACCAGACGATGGCCTCGATCACCTTCCAGAACTACTTCCGCATGTATCCCAAGCTGTCCGGCATGACCGGTACCGCCGCCACCGAGGCGAGCGAGTTCTGGGACATCTACAAGATGAACGTGGTCGAGATCCCGACCAACGTGCCGGTCCAGCGGATCGACGAGGAAGACGAGTTCTACAAGAACACGAACGACAAGTTCCAGGCGATTGCCAAGGCCATCGCGGAGAAGAGCAAGATCGGCCAGCCGGTGCTGGTCGGCACCGTGTCGATCGAAAAGTCGGAACTCCTGTCGAGCTTCCTGGAGAAGGAGGGCGTCGAGCATTCGGTGCTTAACGCCCGCTTCCACGAAATGGAGGCGCACATCGTCGCGCAGGCGGGCCGTCTGGGTGCGGTCACCATCGCCACCAACATGGCCGGTCGTGGCACCGACATCCAGCTCGGCGGCAACGTCGAATTCCGCATCGAGGACGAGCTGAAGGACTTGGCCGAGGACGACCCCAAGCGCCCGCTCGAGATCGATCGCATCAAGGCCGAAGTCGCCGCCGAACGCCAGAAGGTGCTCGACGCGGGGGGCCTCTTCGTGCTCGGCACCGAGCGTCACGAAAGCCGCCGGATCGACAACCAGCTTCGCGGGCGCGCCGGGCGGCAGGGCGACCCTGGCCTGAGCCGGTTCTACCTGTGCCTGGAAGACGACCTGCTGCGCATCTTCGGACCGGACACGCTGTTCGCCCGCATGATGAACTCCAACCTCGCCGACGGCGAGGCGATCGGTTCGAAGTGGCTCTCCAAGGCCATCGAGACTGCGCAGAAGAAGGTCGAGGCGCGCAACTACGACATCCGCAAGCAGGTCGTCGAATACGACGACGTGATGAACGACCAGCGCAAGGTCATCTACGAGCAGCGCGGCGAGGTGATGGACTCAGAGGCGGTCGATGACGTCGTCGTCGACATGCGCCACGACACCGTCAACACGATCGTGGGCGAAGCGTGCCCGCCGGGATCGTATCCCGAACAGTGGGACGTGGCCGGCCTGAAGGAGCGGCTCGGCACCGTGCTCGGACTGGAGCCGCCGATCGACGACTGGCTCCAGGAAGAGGAAGTCGATCCCGAGCTTCTCGAACAGCGCATCGCCGCGATGAGCGACGAAGTGATGGAGGCGAAAATCGCCGAGGCCGATCCGGCCATGTGGAAGCGGCTCGAGAAGCAGATACTGCTCGAGCGGCTCGACCACCACTGGAAGGAACACCTCTCGACGCTCGACGCGCTGCGCCAGGTCATCTTCCTGCGTGCCTACGCCCAGAAGCAGCCGATCAACGAGTACAAGCGCGAAGCCTTCGTGCTGTTTGAACGGATGCTCGACACGCTGCGCGAAGACGTCACGAGCATCCTCATGAAGGCGCAATTCCAGTTCGCCCCGCAAACCGCGCCGCTGTCGCTGCCCGAACTGCCCGACTTCCTGACCGGTCACATCGACCCGTTGAGCGGCTTCGAGAACTCGGACGACGGGGACGATTCGCGGATGCGAGAAGCGCTGTTCGGTTCGCTGGCCGGATCGCCGATGGCGGCGGCAGGGCCGGGCGGCGTTGCCGACAACCCGTGGGCGGGCGAGGACATCAGCCGCAACGCGCCATGCCCCTGCGGCTCGGGCAACAAGTACAAGCACTGCCACGGTGCGGTGGGCGCCAAGGCGGCAGCCGCCCCTACAGAGTGA
- a CDS encoding alpha/beta hydrolase, producing the protein MTTTPPTPAANGAMWGTDAHLSPTKPDAVLRYADHARGFAELRLPQGKGPFPLAVVFHGGCFKTGLADQAYMAPLATRWQSLGVATLNVDYREVGDGGGWPGSFSDWRAAAKLIEDIARSYPIDRDRVTLVGHSAGALPALWLPTAQDVEGPTGAVSAIPARAAIVLDGPGDLGRERDAFDALCQFSSVAPFMGQAGAGRLAAIAPRPAVAEVLFVQARLPTPPPESLEAVRSGGARVAVRANPDATHFAIITPGEAAYAANEDAMLAVLKGK; encoded by the coding sequence ATGACCACCACTCCACCGACGCCTGCCGCAAACGGAGCGATGTGGGGCACCGACGCGCACCTTTCGCCTACGAAGCCGGATGCCGTGCTGCGGTATGCCGATCACGCGCGCGGGTTCGCCGAGTTGCGCCTTCCGCAAGGGAAGGGGCCGTTCCCGCTGGCGGTGGTATTCCACGGTGGCTGCTTCAAGACCGGCCTGGCGGATCAAGCGTACATGGCTCCGCTCGCGACGCGCTGGCAATCGCTGGGAGTGGCCACCCTCAACGTGGACTACCGCGAGGTCGGCGATGGGGGAGGGTGGCCCGGCTCGTTCTCCGACTGGCGCGCCGCCGCGAAGCTGATCGAGGATATCGCACGGTCGTACCCGATCGATCGTGACAGGGTTACGCTCGTGGGGCATTCCGCGGGCGCTCTTCCGGCGCTTTGGCTCCCGACCGCGCAGGACGTCGAAGGGCCGACTGGCGCGGTATCAGCAATCCCCGCGCGTGCCGCGATCGTGCTCGACGGGCCGGGCGACCTCGGCCGCGAGCGGGACGCGTTCGACGCGCTGTGCCAGTTTTCTTCCGTCGCGCCGTTCATGGGTCAGGCCGGCGCCGGGCGCCTTGCGGCAATCGCGCCCCGTCCCGCGGTGGCGGAAGTGCTGTTCGTGCAGGCGCGGCTGCCCACGCCGCCGCCCGAATCGCTCGAAGCGGTCCGCTCGGGTGGAGCTCGTGTCGCCGTACGCGCCAATCCCGATGCCACGCACTTCGCGATCATCACCCCGGGCGAGGCGGCCTATGCCGCGAACGAGGACGCCATGCTGGCCGTATTGAAGGGCAAATGA
- a CDS encoding GNAT family N-acetyltransferase produces MSDHVLDRPVWHCLTGPQAHFAQRRDDAVRIDPSIGPFAASAAGDASGFDAWRESGPLWLVETDEIAAPPGWRVARSAPLSQMVAQNPLVENVGDEIVALDDEDAPDMARLAKATEPGPWAGATHRYGGFYGVREGDHLVAMAGTRMRPATGFAEVSGVCTDPSARGRGFARKLMMRVMKDMIDSGQTPFLHSYSTNDGAIRLYRSLGFAERRSMVVTILEAA; encoded by the coding sequence GTGAGCGATCACGTGCTCGACCGTCCGGTATGGCATTGCCTGACCGGGCCCCAGGCTCATTTCGCGCAGCGGCGCGATGATGCCGTGCGGATCGATCCTTCGATCGGACCCTTTGCGGCGAGTGCGGCGGGCGACGCTTCCGGCTTCGATGCCTGGCGGGAGAGCGGGCCGCTGTGGCTGGTCGAGACCGATGAAATTGCTGCGCCGCCAGGGTGGCGTGTCGCCCGTTCGGCGCCCCTTTCGCAAATGGTCGCTCAAAACCCACTGGTCGAGAACGTGGGGGATGAGATCGTTGCGCTGGACGATGAGGATGCTCCCGATATGGCGCGTCTGGCGAAGGCGACCGAGCCGGGTCCCTGGGCCGGGGCCACGCATCGCTACGGCGGGTTCTACGGCGTCAGGGAAGGCGATCACCTGGTCGCGATGGCGGGCACCCGGATGCGTCCCGCGACCGGTTTCGCTGAAGTGAGCGGGGTCTGCACCGACCCTTCGGCGCGGGGACGCGGATTTGCGCGGAAGCTGATGATGCGCGTCATGAAGGACATGATCGACAGCGGGCAAACCCCGTTCCTGCACAGCTACAGCACCAATGACGGTGCGATACGGCTCTATCGTTCGCTGGGCTTCGCCGAGCGGCGGTCGATGGTCGTCACGATCCTGGAGGCGGCGTGA
- the recN gene encoding DNA repair protein RecN: MLTRLSIRNIVLIEALDLDFRSGLGVLTGETGAGKSILLDALGLVLGNRADSGLVRAGEDRASVTAAFEFAGVPAAVQAVLDQFEIEVEPGEPLILKRTLRADGGSKAFVNDQPVGVALLRELASSLVELHGQHDDRGLVNPRGHRALLDRFAGGEVDGVARAWSEWRAAEDRLAAARDRVETAQADQDLLLAHLTELTALEPQAGEEVRLAETRASMQKGERLSGDLEELRHLWEGSDSPLAHLRVAARRLDRIAAEHPLLAEALSALDRAVIEAGEAEDKLSEAAEALVHDPLALERAETRLFDLRAIARKHRCEVDELPDKMREFRHALDAIEGGEAELDALALAAKSAGETYRERAQALHRIRREAAVRLDAAVAGELAPLKLDAARFLTAVNELPEERWGPHGIDAAEFLIATNPGADFAPLNKIASGGELSRFILALKVALAEKGGAATMIFDEIDRGVGGAVASAIGERLARLAEGGQVLVVTHSPQVAARGRTHYSIHKTSEGTVTRTSVSLLDAAARQEEIARMLSGAEVTPEARAQADRLLEGV, translated from the coding sequence ATGCTGACGCGCCTCTCCATCCGTAACATCGTGCTGATCGAGGCGCTCGACCTCGACTTCCGCAGCGGTCTCGGCGTCCTGACGGGCGAGACGGGTGCGGGCAAATCGATCCTGCTCGATGCGCTGGGCCTCGTTCTCGGCAACCGGGCCGACAGCGGGTTGGTCCGCGCGGGCGAGGACCGGGCGAGCGTGACCGCGGCCTTCGAATTCGCCGGTGTGCCCGCGGCGGTTCAGGCGGTGCTCGACCAGTTCGAGATCGAGGTCGAGCCGGGCGAGCCGCTCATTCTCAAGCGCACCCTGCGCGCCGACGGCGGCAGCAAGGCGTTCGTCAACGATCAACCGGTGGGGGTCGCGCTGCTCCGCGAACTGGCTTCGTCGCTGGTCGAACTGCACGGCCAGCACGATGATCGCGGGCTCGTGAATCCGCGAGGACACCGCGCGCTGCTCGACCGCTTCGCGGGCGGCGAGGTCGATGGCGTGGCGCGGGCGTGGAGTGAGTGGCGCGCCGCGGAGGATCGGCTCGCTGCCGCCCGTGATCGGGTCGAGACGGCGCAGGCCGATCAGGACCTGCTGCTCGCTCACCTCACGGAACTGACGGCGCTCGAACCGCAAGCCGGGGAAGAGGTGCGGCTCGCCGAGACCCGTGCGTCGATGCAAAAGGGTGAGCGCCTTTCGGGCGACCTCGAGGAATTGCGGCACCTGTGGGAAGGTTCGGATTCCCCACTTGCCCATCTGCGCGTCGCAGCACGGCGGCTCGACCGGATCGCGGCCGAGCATCCGCTTCTGGCCGAAGCACTCTCGGCACTGGACCGCGCCGTGATCGAGGCTGGCGAAGCGGAGGACAAGCTGTCCGAAGCCGCCGAGGCGCTCGTCCATGACCCGCTTGCTCTGGAGCGGGCCGAAACAAGGTTGTTTGACCTGCGCGCGATCGCGCGAAAGCACCGGTGCGAGGTCGACGAATTGCCCGACAAGATGCGCGAATTCCGCCACGCGCTCGATGCCATCGAGGGCGGCGAGGCGGAACTCGATGCACTCGCCCTGGCGGCAAAGTCAGCGGGCGAAACGTACCGCGAGCGGGCGCAGGCGCTTCATCGCATTCGGCGAGAAGCGGCTGTCAGGCTCGATGCGGCGGTGGCAGGGGAACTGGCGCCGCTGAAACTCGATGCCGCGCGCTTCCTTACGGCGGTGAACGAGCTGCCCGAGGAGCGCTGGGGCCCGCACGGAATCGACGCGGCGGAGTTTCTCATCGCGACCAACCCCGGCGCCGATTTCGCGCCGCTCAACAAGATCGCCAGTGGCGGCGAGCTGTCGCGATTCATCCTCGCGCTCAAGGTCGCGCTCGCTGAAAAGGGCGGGGCGGCCACGATGATTTTCGACGAGATCGACCGCGGGGTCGGCGGGGCGGTGGCGAGTGCGATCGGCGAGCGGCTCGCGCGGCTTGCGGAAGGCGGCCAGGTGCTGGTGGTCACCCACAGCCCGCAAGTCGCCGCACGCGGGCGCACGCACTACTCGATCCACAAGACCAGCGAGGGCACCGTGACCCGCACGTCCGTCAGCCTGCTGGATGCGGCGGCGCGGCAGGAGGAGATCGCACGGATGCTGTCCGGCGCCGAGGTCACTCCCGAAGCGCGTGCCCAGGCGGACCGGTTGCTGGAGGGCGTGTGA
- a CDS encoding GNAT family N-acetyltransferase, producing MMELAHDIDLGGTLTRASRHDARQVGEITADAFRDDPFNRWLLGTQAGIRGVFVPLARHVYVPNGFSYRLGDEGAAMWMFPGGDDRLGFLALQKLRFNALFRASNGAIGRIEHAVAAMEAAHPAFDHAYLFTIGVRARSQGKGLGRRLMSPVLEACDRAGLPAYLENSNPRNHGFYRSCGFEHVQWIEAEPGAPPLEAMLRQPRAPDPAC from the coding sequence ATGATGGAACTTGCGCACGACATCGATCTTGGGGGGACGCTGACAAGGGCTTCGCGGCACGATGCCCGGCAGGTTGGCGAGATCACCGCCGATGCGTTCCGCGACGATCCGTTCAACCGCTGGCTCCTGGGCACGCAGGCGGGAATACGCGGCGTGTTCGTGCCGCTGGCGCGCCACGTCTATGTCCCGAACGGCTTCTCGTACCGCCTTGGCGATGAAGGCGCGGCGATGTGGATGTTCCCGGGCGGCGATGACCGCCTCGGCTTCTTGGCGCTGCAGAAGTTGCGCTTCAACGCGCTGTTTCGTGCCAGCAACGGTGCGATCGGACGCATCGAACACGCGGTAGCCGCGATGGAGGCCGCCCATCCCGCGTTCGACCACGCCTATCTGTTCACCATCGGCGTCCGGGCACGTTCACAGGGCAAAGGGCTTGGACGCAGGCTCATGTCGCCTGTCCTAGAGGCTTGCGATCGCGCGGGCCTGCCGGCCTATCTCGAGAATTCGAACCCGCGCAATCACGGCTTCTACCGCTCGTGCGGGTTCGAGCACGTGCAATGGATCGAAGCCGAACCGGGCGCGCCACCGCTCGAAGCCATGCTTCGGCAGCCCAGGGCGCCCGATCCGGCCTGCTAG
- a CDS encoding sulfite exporter TauE/SafE family protein produces the protein MTWLAIIFALTALLYASVGFGGGSTYSALLALAGVDFRLLPIISLLCNIVVVSGSSLRFARSGLTPWRGAITLTAIAAPAAFLGGLTPVKEATFLALLGASLVLTGLTLLIPATATREGEPTPMARWMPFISAPIGYLAGLVGIGGGIFLAPLLHLVRWNNARAIAATAAFFILVNSVFGLAGQLIKNGPGLIGAAAAFGLPLLIAVVIGGQIGSLLAVRFLPQNAIRWLTAALTIWVGARLLLG, from the coding sequence ATGACGTGGCTTGCCATCATATTTGCGCTCACCGCGCTGCTTTATGCCTCGGTGGGGTTCGGAGGCGGGTCCACCTACAGTGCGCTCCTGGCGCTCGCGGGCGTCGACTTCCGGCTGCTGCCGATCATCTCGCTACTCTGCAATATCGTGGTTGTGAGCGGCAGCTCGCTTCGTTTCGCGCGCTCCGGGCTCACTCCCTGGCGTGGAGCGATAACGCTGACGGCCATCGCCGCGCCGGCGGCATTCCTCGGGGGCCTGACCCCGGTCAAGGAAGCCACCTTCCTCGCATTGCTTGGGGCAAGCCTTGTCCTGACCGGCCTGACGCTGCTCATCCCTGCCACCGCGACCCGGGAGGGCGAACCGACGCCCATGGCGCGCTGGATGCCCTTCATCTCTGCACCCATCGGCTATCTCGCAGGCCTCGTCGGGATAGGCGGCGGGATTTTCCTCGCGCCGCTCCTCCATCTCGTGCGCTGGAACAACGCCCGGGCGATAGCGGCGACCGCGGCATTCTTTATCCTGGTCAATTCGGTGTTCGGGCTGGCCGGGCAGCTCATCAAAAACGGGCCGGGGCTGATCGGCGCGGCCGCCGCGTTCGGCCTGCCGCTGCTGATCGCCGTCGTCATCGGCGGGCAGATAGGCAGTCTGCTCGCGGTGAGATTCCTGCCGCAAAATGCGATCCGCTGGCTCACCGCGGCGCTGACCATCTGGGTCGGCGCGCGGCTCTTGCTGGGCTAG